The Tenrec ecaudatus isolate mTenEca1 chromosome 6, mTenEca1.hap1, whole genome shotgun sequence genome has a window encoding:
- the LOC142450772 gene encoding translation machinery-associated protein 7-like, with protein MSDREGGKKKPLKQPQKQNKEMDEEEKAFKQKQKEEQKKLEELKAKAAGKGPLATGGIKKPGKK; from the coding sequence ATGTCGGACCGCGAAGGTGGCAAGAAGAAGCCCCTGAAACAACCCCAGAAGCAGAACAAGGAGATGGACgaggaagagaaggctttcaagcagaaacagaaggaagaacaaaagaaactggAGGAGCTAAAGGCGAAGGCCGCGGGGAAGGGGCCCCTGGCCACAGGTGGAATTAAGAAACCTGGCAAAAAGTGA